The Pseudochaenichthys georgianus chromosome 8, fPseGeo1.2, whole genome shotgun sequence genome has a segment encoding these proteins:
- the LOC117451234 gene encoding uncharacterized protein isoform X2 — MESQSLELSCSPQLGAGRLTGLHLYHHSAHSQTTLLSLAVGGELRVAPGHRGRLQLLGGLESPQVNVTVSQLQRSDTGLYMWELSYTEDSRLDQILLSAHQVFLLVEGTGRSCQCSPSYPPLLFTIFIVAGLLLLTISWLAVDTCVKARYHHRPQPPVPIYEEMTRKQQSAENNPETPSQREEADYPVYANPNIRQPQDNYYACPRQLALRA, encoded by the exons ATGGAGAGCCAGTCTCTGGAGCTCTCCTGCTCCCCCCAGCTGGGGGCCGGCCGTCTGACGGGCCTCCACCTTTACCACCACAGCGCCCACAGCCAGACCACCCTGCTGTCCCTGGCTGTGGGGGGGGAGCTCAGGGTCGCCCCGGGGCACAGGGGGCGTCTGCAGCTCCTTGGAGGTCTGGAGTCCCCGCAGGTTAATGTAACCGTGTCCCAGTTACAGCGCAGCGACACTGGGCTCTACATGTGGGAGCTGAGCTACACTGAGGACAGCAGGTTGGATCAGATCCTCCTCAGCGCCCATCAGGTTTTCTTGTTGGTTGAAGGGACAG GAAGGTCATGCCAGTGCTCTCCCAGCTACCCTCCTCTGCTCTTCACCATCTTCATAGTAGCGGGGCTTCTTCTGCTCACAATCAGCTGGCTGGCTGTAGACACATGT GTGAAGGCGAGGTATCATCACAGACCACAACCTCCAGTTCCTatctatgaggaaatgaccaGGAAGCAGCAGAGCGCTGAAAATAACCCAGAGACGCCCTCACAGCGGGAGGAAGCAGACTACCCTGTGTACGCTAACCCAAACATCCGACAACCACAGGACAACTACTACGCCTGTCCCAGACAACTCGCCCTCAGAGCGTGA
- the LOC117451234 gene encoding uncharacterized protein isoform X1 — MKTSLACILIFIQLFEASAELILQQLMESQSLELSCSPQLGAGRLTGLHLYHHSAHSQTTLLSLAVGGELRVAPGHRGRLQLLGGLESPQVNVTVSQLQRSDTGLYMWELSYTEDSRLDQILLSAHQVFLLVEGTGRSCQCSPSYPPLLFTIFIVAGLLLLTISWLAVDTCVKARYHHRPQPPVPIYEEMTRKQQSAENNPETPSQREEADYPVYANPNIRQPQDNYYACPRQLALRA, encoded by the exons ATGAAGACGAGCTTGGCATGCATTCTTATTTTCATTCAGCTTTTTGAAG CCTCTGCAGAGTTGATCCTCCAGCAGCTGATGGAGAGCCAGTCTCTGGAGCTCTCCTGCTCCCCCCAGCTGGGGGCCGGCCGTCTGACGGGCCTCCACCTTTACCACCACAGCGCCCACAGCCAGACCACCCTGCTGTCCCTGGCTGTGGGGGGGGAGCTCAGGGTCGCCCCGGGGCACAGGGGGCGTCTGCAGCTCCTTGGAGGTCTGGAGTCCCCGCAGGTTAATGTAACCGTGTCCCAGTTACAGCGCAGCGACACTGGGCTCTACATGTGGGAGCTGAGCTACACTGAGGACAGCAGGTTGGATCAGATCCTCCTCAGCGCCCATCAGGTTTTCTTGTTGGTTGAAGGGACAG GAAGGTCATGCCAGTGCTCTCCCAGCTACCCTCCTCTGCTCTTCACCATCTTCATAGTAGCGGGGCTTCTTCTGCTCACAATCAGCTGGCTGGCTGTAGACACATGT GTGAAGGCGAGGTATCATCACAGACCACAACCTCCAGTTCCTatctatgaggaaatgaccaGGAAGCAGCAGAGCGCTGAAAATAACCCAGAGACGCCCTCACAGCGGGAGGAAGCAGACTACCCTGTGTACGCTAACCCAAACATCCGACAACCACAGGACAACTACTACGCCTGTCCCAGACAACTCGCCCTCAGAGCGTGA